Proteins found in one Methylobacterium sp. CB376 genomic segment:
- a CDS encoding sigma-54-dependent transcriptional regulator, whose translation MADAIKVIVIEDDPAVRAGIEQALDLAGFDVRSFGSAEWVRSHLPGGFAGVVVTDVKLPGMDGLQLLKHLRDLDPKLPVIVITGHGDISMAVQAMRDGAYDFITKPFASEQLVGVVRRAVENRNLTLQVAHLQKKLVRQAVEAVLIGQSPGIEKVRRIISDVAATQASVLINGETGTGKELVARCLHEQGSSSSGHFVALNCGGLPEQLFESEMFGHEAGAFTGAAKRRVGKIEHAHNGTLFLDEIESMPCNLQVKLLRVLQEQTLERLGSNAQVPVNCRVVAATKDDLLSLSEQNRFRSDLYYRLNVVPIDLPPLRERREDIPLLFEHLTLLSALRFGREAPVPSAGFVRQLLAHSWPGNVRELSNVASRFVLGMNGAERVGSLGSPNIKNSLTDHVDQFERSLIQDELKRQNGCVATASQALGIPKKPLYGKLRRYQLNLDHKVWCGSDR comes from the coding sequence ATGGCTGACGCCATCAAGGTGATTGTTATCGAGGACGACCCCGCGGTCCGCGCTGGGATCGAACAGGCGCTCGATCTGGCTGGCTTCGATGTGCGATCCTTCGGATCGGCAGAATGGGTTCGAAGCCATCTTCCCGGCGGTTTCGCTGGGGTCGTGGTTACGGATGTCAAGCTTCCCGGAATGGATGGTCTGCAACTCCTGAAACACCTCCGTGACTTGGATCCCAAGCTGCCGGTGATCGTGATCACCGGCCATGGTGACATCTCCATGGCGGTCCAGGCGATGCGGGACGGCGCTTACGATTTTATCACGAAACCGTTCGCTTCGGAGCAACTCGTCGGCGTTGTGCGGCGTGCGGTTGAGAATCGCAACCTGACTCTGCAAGTTGCCCACCTTCAGAAAAAGCTCGTTCGGCAAGCGGTCGAGGCCGTTCTGATCGGCCAGTCCCCAGGGATCGAGAAGGTTCGGCGGATCATCAGTGACGTCGCAGCCACTCAGGCGAGCGTGCTTATCAATGGTGAGACCGGAACCGGAAAAGAACTGGTCGCCCGCTGCCTGCATGAACAGGGTAGCAGCAGCAGCGGCCATTTTGTTGCGCTGAATTGTGGAGGGTTGCCGGAGCAGCTGTTTGAAAGCGAAATGTTTGGGCACGAAGCTGGGGCATTTACCGGGGCTGCGAAGCGTCGGGTAGGTAAAATTGAGCACGCGCACAACGGCACTCTTTTTCTCGACGAGATAGAAAGCATGCCGTGCAATTTGCAAGTAAAACTTCTTCGTGTTTTACAAGAACAGACCCTTGAGCGCCTTGGATCAAACGCACAAGTGCCTGTCAATTGCCGTGTCGTAGCGGCCACAAAAGATGACCTTCTTTCTCTCAGCGAGCAAAATCGGTTCCGTTCGGATTTGTACTACCGACTCAACGTTGTCCCGATTGATCTTCCGCCTCTTCGAGAACGACGTGAAGATATACCGCTTCTATTTGAGCATTTGACGCTACTCTCTGCCCTTCGTTTCGGCCGTGAAGCACCTGTGCCATCGGCCGGATTTGTGCGGCAGCTTCTAGCCCATTCCTGGCCTGGCAATGTTCGCGAGCTTTCCAATGTCGCGAGCCGCTTTGTACTAGGCATGAATGGAGCCGAAAGAGTCGGAAGTCTGGGAAGTCCAAACATAAAGAACTCGTTAACGGACCACGTTGACCAATTTGAGAGAAGTCTTATCCAAGACGAACTCAAAAGGCAAAATGGCTGTGTCGCCACGGCAAGTCAAGCACTTGGTATTCCAAAGAAACCGCTTTATGGTAAGTTGCGCAGGTATCAGCTGAACCTTGATCATAAAGTATGGTGCGGGTCAGACCGCTGA
- a CDS encoding cytochrome ubiquinol oxidase subunit I, whose translation MNFDALVLSRIQFAFTISFHIIFPAFTIGLASWLARLEFEWLRTGNPQYKNLYKFWVKVFAVSFGLGVVSGIVMSYQLGTNWSRYSEFTGNILGPLIAYEVITAFCLEAGFLGIMLFGWDRVGDRLHFFATCMVALGTLISAFWILSANSWMQTPDGFRVENGLALPVDWWKIIFNPSFPLRYAHMVMGCYLTTAFAVAGMSAWMLLRHPHDAPEAKLAGARRALSMALWFATIVTPIQIFVGDMHGLGVLKYQPTKLAAIEGNWERRANMPLRLFAIPDQNAETNHYEISIPKIGSYILTHEFGGEVPGLKDVPPDQRPPVLPVFFVFRGMLAIGFAMLGLSLWHLYLRWKGGLFTDRLFLNAAMMMTPSGFGAVLLGWFTAEIGRQPYLVYGQLRTADAVSPVTTGAVTISLMTFLIVYSIVFGCGSYYLAKLLRKGPDPVEEIPGAESLAKKPKRPLSLPDERLDGGPRRKAPQPAE comes from the coding sequence ATGAACTTCGACGCGCTCGTCCTCTCACGCATCCAGTTCGCGTTCACCATCTCCTTTCACATCATCTTCCCGGCCTTCACCATCGGTCTCGCAAGCTGGCTCGCCCGGCTGGAGTTCGAGTGGCTGCGCACCGGCAACCCTCAGTACAAAAATCTCTACAAGTTCTGGGTGAAGGTCTTCGCGGTCTCCTTCGGTCTCGGCGTCGTCTCCGGCATCGTGATGAGCTACCAGCTTGGCACCAACTGGTCGCGCTATTCCGAGTTCACCGGCAACATCTTAGGTCCCTTGATCGCCTACGAGGTGATCACCGCCTTCTGCCTGGAGGCGGGGTTTCTAGGCATCATGCTGTTCGGCTGGGATCGCGTCGGCGACCGGCTGCACTTCTTCGCAACCTGCATGGTGGCCCTCGGAACTCTGATCTCGGCCTTCTGGATCCTGTCGGCAAACTCCTGGATGCAGACGCCCGACGGCTTTCGCGTCGAGAACGGCCTCGCCCTGCCGGTTGACTGGTGGAAGATTATCTTCAACCCATCGTTCCCGCTGCGCTACGCCCATATGGTCATGGGGTGCTATCTCACCACGGCGTTCGCAGTTGCGGGCATGTCGGCTTGGATGCTGTTGCGCCACCCGCATGATGCGCCCGAGGCCAAGCTCGCGGGCGCGCGCCGCGCGCTCTCGATGGCGCTTTGGTTTGCCACGATCGTGACGCCGATCCAGATCTTCGTCGGCGATATGCACGGCCTGGGTGTTCTCAAGTATCAACCGACCAAGCTGGCAGCGATCGAGGGCAACTGGGAGCGGCGGGCCAACATGCCGCTGCGATTGTTCGCGATCCCCGACCAGAACGCCGAGACTAACCATTACGAGATCAGCATCCCGAAGATCGGCAGCTACATCCTGACCCATGAGTTCGGCGGCGAGGTACCCGGCCTGAAAGACGTGCCGCCGGATCAGCGCCCACCCGTGCTGCCGGTATTTTTTGTCTTCCGGGGCATGCTTGCCATCGGATTTGCCATGCTGGGCCTGAGCCTGTGGCATCTCTACCTGCGCTGGAAAGGGGGGCTCTTCACCGACCGGCTGTTCCTCAACGCAGCAATGATGATGACGCCCTCGGGCTTCGGCGCCGTTCTGCTCGGCTGGTTCACCGCCGAGATCGGCCGGCAGCCCTACCTCGTGTATGGGCAATTGCGCACGGCCGATGCCGTATCGCCGGTTACGACGGGTGCGGTCACCATCTCGCTTATGACTTTCCTCATCGTCTACTCGATCGTGTTCGGCTGCGGGAGCTACTACCTCGCCAAGCTCCTGCGGAAAGGACCTGATCCAGTCGAGGAGATCCCGGGAGCCGAGAGCCTGGCCAAGAAGCCGAAGCGGCCGTTGTCGCTACCCGACGAGAGACTCGACGGAGGACCAAGGCGCAAAGCTCCCCAACCCGCCGAATAA
- the cydB gene encoding cytochrome d ubiquinol oxidase subunit II — protein sequence MFGFGTEYVGWAFWLPLLWAVILGVAITMYVVVDGFDLGIGIMFTRAENDNWRDRMMFSVAPIWDGNETWLILGGAGLFCVFSVAYAILMPALYIPMLIMLIALVFRGIAFEFRFKADTSKRIWDYAFHYGSLLATFAQGIVLGAFVQGFEVGGRQFAGGTWDWLTPFSLATGVGLVCGYGLLGATWCVMKTTGALEIWARRKSEQFLVATIVMMAIVSAWVPFLGRQIEARWFSWPSILALVPVPLLTAFVAYMIYRSVNDGHHTAPFLLSIVMFLLGFLGLVISLFPYIVPPSITIWQAANTVDSQMFALIGYAFALPITFAYTAYAYYVFRGKVAKEIAGGGYG from the coding sequence ATGTTCGGCTTCGGAACGGAATATGTCGGCTGGGCCTTTTGGCTGCCCCTGCTCTGGGCGGTGATCCTTGGGGTCGCGATCACCATGTACGTGGTGGTCGACGGCTTCGATCTCGGCATCGGTATCATGTTCACCAGGGCCGAGAACGACAATTGGCGCGACCGGATGATGTTCTCGGTCGCGCCGATCTGGGATGGCAACGAAACTTGGCTGATCCTTGGCGGCGCCGGCCTGTTCTGCGTCTTCTCGGTCGCCTATGCGATCCTGATGCCGGCGCTCTACATTCCGATGCTGATTATGCTGATCGCTTTGGTCTTCCGGGGCATCGCCTTCGAGTTCCGCTTCAAGGCGGATACATCCAAGCGTATCTGGGACTACGCCTTCCACTACGGCTCCCTGCTGGCGACCTTTGCGCAAGGGATCGTGCTCGGCGCATTCGTGCAGGGCTTCGAGGTAGGCGGACGGCAGTTCGCTGGCGGCACCTGGGACTGGCTGACCCCGTTCAGTCTAGCGACCGGAGTCGGCCTCGTCTGCGGTTATGGCCTCTTGGGCGCGACGTGGTGTGTGATGAAGACCACGGGTGCCTTAGAGATCTGGGCCCGGCGTAAATCTGAGCAATTCCTCGTCGCCACAATCGTCATGATGGCGATCGTGAGCGCCTGGGTGCCGTTTCTTGGCCGGCAGATCGAAGCACGCTGGTTCTCTTGGCCCAGCATCCTCGCTCTGGTCCCGGTTCCACTGTTGACGGCGTTCGTTGCATATATGATTTATCGGTCGGTCAACGACGGTCATCATACCGCGCCGTTCTTACTCTCCATTGTGATGTTCCTGCTCGGGTTCCTGGGGTTGGTCATCAGCTTGTTCCCCTACATCGTGCCGCCTTCCATAACGATCTGGCAGGCTGCGAATACGGTGGACTCGCAAATGTTCGCCCTGATCGGCTATGCCTTCGCTTTGCCGATCACCTTCGCATACACGGCTTATGCATACTACGTGTTCCGTGGCAAAGTCGCAAAGGAGATCGCGGGCGGTGGGTACGGATAG
- the lipA gene encoding lipoyl synthase, translating into MAVVLDLLNTDIRPRHPEKAHRPDQPVQRKPDWIRVRAPGSPKWAETNRIVRENKLVTVCEEAGCPNIGECWEKKHATLMISGDTCTRACAFCNVKTGLPGALDPHEADSVAQAVEKLGLAHVVITSVDRDDLPDGGAGHFAQVIRAIRARSPETTIEVLTPDFLRKTEALEVVAAARPDVFNHNLETVPSKYLTVRPGARYFHSIRLLQRVKELDPTIFTKSGIMVGLGEERNEVLQLMDDLRSADVDFLTIGQYLQPTKKHHPVMRFVPPDEFRAYETTAYAKGFLLVSATPLTRSSHHAGEYFARLNAARITRLSVAAKQSQLSE; encoded by the coding sequence ATGGCCGTCGTTCTCGATCTCCTCAACACGGACATCCGCCCGCGCCACCCTGAGAAGGCGCATCGGCCCGACCAGCCCGTCCAGCGTAAGCCCGACTGGATCCGGGTGCGGGCGCCGGGTTCGCCCAAATGGGCCGAGACGAACCGCATCGTGCGCGAGAACAAGCTCGTGACGGTATGCGAGGAGGCGGGCTGTCCCAATATCGGCGAGTGCTGGGAGAAGAAGCACGCCACCTTGATGATCTCGGGGGACACCTGCACCCGTGCGTGCGCCTTCTGCAACGTCAAGACCGGCCTGCCCGGCGCGCTTGATCCGCACGAGGCTGACAGCGTCGCCCAAGCGGTGGAAAAGCTCGGGCTCGCCCACGTCGTCATCACGTCGGTGGACCGGGACGATCTGCCGGACGGCGGCGCGGGGCACTTCGCCCAAGTCATCCGGGCGATCCGTGCCCGCTCGCCTGAGACCACGATCGAGGTGCTGACGCCGGACTTCCTGCGAAAAACAGAAGCCCTGGAGGTCGTGGCCGCGGCCCGGCCCGACGTGTTCAATCACAACCTCGAAACGGTGCCGTCCAAATATCTGACCGTGCGGCCCGGGGCGCGCTACTTCCACTCCATCCGCCTGCTCCAGCGCGTGAAGGAACTCGACCCGACGATCTTCACCAAGTCTGGCATAATGGTCGGCCTCGGCGAAGAGCGCAACGAGGTGCTTCAGCTCATGGATGACCTGCGCTCGGCCGATGTCGATTTCCTGACCATCGGCCAGTACCTGCAGCCGACGAAGAAGCACCATCCGGTGATGCGCTTCGTGCCGCCCGACGAGTTCCGGGCCTACGAGACCACGGCCTACGCCAAGGGCTTCCTGCTTGTTTCGGCGACGCCGCTGACCCGCTCTTCGCACCACGCCGGAGAATATTTTGCGCGACTCAACGCAGCGCGCATCACACGTCTATCGGTGGCCGCAAAACAAAGCCAACTGTCAGAGTAG